A genomic window from Arvicola amphibius chromosome 5, mArvAmp1.2, whole genome shotgun sequence includes:
- the Mtln gene encoding mitoregulin: protein MADVSERTLQVSVLVAFASGVVLGWQANRLRRRYLDWRKRRLQDKLATTQKKLDLA, encoded by the coding sequence ATGGCGGACGTGTCAGAGAGGACGCTGCAGGTGTCCGTGCTAGTGGCTTTCGCCTCTGGAGTGGTCCTCGGCTGGCAGGCGAATCGGCTGCGGAGGCGTTACCTGGACTGGAGGAAGCGGAGGCTGCAAGACAAGCTGGCGACAACTCAGAAGAAGCTGGACCTGGCCTGA